From a single Microbacterium murale genomic region:
- a CDS encoding 2-isopropylmalate synthase, whose translation MSISPFPTISAPAGGVPATSAPWNRQQHSQMPSHRYADVHARVDVPLVDRTWPMRRLTEAPLWVPVDLRDGNQALAEPMDPVRKRRFFELMVTMGYKEIEVGYPSSSQTDHDFVRQLADTDLAPSDVTIVVFTPARRDLIERTVESIRGIRNPVVIHMYTATAPIWRDVVLGRDRDQLKDLILRGADDVQRCADGLPNVRFEFSPEVFNLTEPDFALEICDAVTTLWDASPDRPVILNLPATVEIATPNVYADQIEYMHRHLSRRDSVILSVHPHNDRGTGIACAELAVLAGAQRVEGCLFGNGERTGNVDIVTLALNMHAQGIDPMIDFSDIDEIRRIVEDCNRLELHPRHPYVGDLVHTAFSGTHQDAIRKGFAEHGERAMSEGRSAREIAWRVPYLPIDPADIGRSYDAVIRVNSQSGKGGIAYLLETEFGMRLPRRLEIDLARRVQQHADAHGDEVSAETLREIFDDAYLMPMPSITAEPPTSALDIVSIHRTSVDADGTVGALTLVEFRDGTETRWVAGRSADEQEATSNALRRAGRIAGSPRKHIGNTADAAAQN comes from the coding sequence ATGTCGATCTCACCGTTCCCCACCATCAGCGCTCCAGCAGGCGGCGTCCCCGCGACCTCCGCGCCCTGGAATCGTCAACAGCACTCGCAGATGCCGTCGCATCGCTACGCCGACGTGCACGCCCGTGTCGACGTCCCCCTCGTCGATCGCACCTGGCCCATGAGACGACTCACTGAAGCCCCGCTCTGGGTACCCGTCGATCTCCGCGACGGGAACCAGGCCCTGGCGGAGCCGATGGATCCGGTGCGGAAGCGCCGCTTCTTCGAGTTGATGGTCACAATGGGCTACAAGGAGATCGAGGTGGGGTATCCCTCGTCCTCCCAGACCGACCACGACTTCGTCAGGCAGCTCGCCGACACCGATCTCGCACCGAGCGATGTGACCATCGTCGTGTTCACCCCGGCGCGACGCGACCTCATCGAGCGGACCGTGGAGTCGATCCGTGGCATCCGCAATCCGGTCGTCATCCACATGTACACCGCCACAGCGCCGATCTGGCGCGACGTCGTCCTCGGCCGCGACCGCGATCAGCTGAAAGACCTGATCCTGCGCGGTGCGGACGATGTGCAGCGATGCGCAGACGGTCTTCCCAACGTGCGCTTCGAGTTCTCTCCCGAGGTCTTCAACCTCACTGAGCCCGACTTCGCGCTCGAGATCTGCGATGCCGTGACCACGTTGTGGGACGCGTCACCTGACCGTCCCGTCATCCTCAACCTGCCGGCCACCGTCGAGATCGCCACACCGAACGTGTACGCCGATCAGATCGAGTACATGCACCGGCATCTGTCCCGTCGCGACAGCGTGATCCTGTCCGTGCACCCGCACAACGACCGCGGCACCGGGATCGCCTGTGCGGAGCTCGCCGTGCTGGCCGGAGCACAGCGTGTGGAGGGATGCCTGTTCGGCAACGGCGAACGCACCGGTAACGTCGACATCGTCACCCTGGCCTTGAACATGCATGCGCAGGGAATCGACCCGATGATCGATTTCTCGGACATCGACGAGATCAGGAGGATCGTCGAGGACTGCAACCGACTCGAACTGCATCCGCGGCATCCGTACGTCGGAGATCTCGTGCACACGGCATTCAGCGGAACGCATCAGGATGCGATTCGAAAAGGGTTCGCCGAGCACGGCGAGCGGGCGATGAGCGAGGGCCGTTCGGCGCGAGAGATCGCCTGGCGCGTGCCTTATCTGCCGATCGACCCGGCAGACATCGGGCGGAGCTATGACGCAGTGATCCGCGTCAACTCGCAGTCGGGGAAGGGCGGGATCGCGTACCTGCTCGAGACCGAGTTCGGCATGCGGTTGCCGCGTCGGCTGGAGATCGACCTCGCTCGCCGCGTCCAGCAGCACGCGGATGCGCACGGCGACGAAGTGTCCGCGGAGACGCTGCGCGAGATCTTCGACGACGCCTATCTGATGCCGATGCCATCGATCACCGCAGAGCCGCCGACGTCCGCGCTCGACATCGTGAGCATTCACCGGACGAGCGTCGACGCAGACGGCACCGTCGGAGCGCTCACACTGGTCGAATTCCGCGATGGCACTGAAACGCGATGGGTCGCCGGAAGATCCGCCGACGAACAGGAGGCGACATCGAACGCGCTGCGCCGAGCCGGTCGCATCGCGGGATCGCCCCGGAAACACATCGGAAACACCGCCGACGCCGCTGCGCAAAACTGA
- a CDS encoding gamma-glutamyl-gamma-aminobutyrate hydrolase family protein — MSFPARRVAVLHLRTRRPSNPRYQRELDMLNSVAVATIESLGWSAQVVATAERPVIESLTAAREADMVVLMGGEDVDPRLYGDNPDYPGSGHHESRADSTQIAVVLEAMQHGKPLLGICRGVQLINVALGGTLVQHLPTVAGHRGIPSSGEGFVTNLVTLEPESDLDRDVDAADPVMCTHHQAVEILGNGLVVAGRSVDGVVEAILHESAPITGVQWHPEHPRTAGRQLRALLLRLERQLAASRV; from the coding sequence GTGTCCTTCCCAGCTCGCCGCGTCGCCGTTCTGCACCTTCGAACGCGGCGGCCGAGCAATCCGCGATATCAGCGTGAGCTCGACATGCTGAACTCCGTCGCCGTGGCGACGATCGAATCGCTCGGCTGGAGCGCTCAGGTCGTCGCCACCGCGGAACGCCCCGTGATCGAGAGTCTGACTGCTGCTCGTGAGGCAGACATGGTCGTGCTGATGGGTGGCGAGGATGTGGATCCGCGACTGTACGGTGACAACCCCGACTATCCGGGTTCCGGTCACCATGAGTCGCGCGCGGACAGCACGCAGATAGCTGTCGTTCTGGAGGCGATGCAGCACGGCAAGCCTCTGTTGGGGATCTGCCGCGGTGTCCAGCTGATCAATGTCGCCCTCGGCGGAACTCTCGTGCAGCATCTGCCGACGGTCGCCGGCCATAGGGGCATTCCGAGTTCCGGCGAAGGCTTCGTCACGAATCTCGTCACCCTCGAGCCGGAATCCGATCTCGATCGCGATGTGGATGCCGCGGATCCGGTCATGTGCACCCACCACCAGGCTGTCGAGATTCTCGGCAACGGCCTCGTGGTCGCGGGACGCTCGGTGGACGGTGTGGTCGAGGCGATCCTGCACGAGTCCGCGCCGATCACCGGCGTGCAGTGGCATCCGGAGCATCCGAGGACCGCAGGTCGACAGCTGCGCGCGCTGCTGCTGCGGCTGGAGCGGCAACTCGCTGCCAGCCGGGTCTGA
- a CDS encoding HNH endonuclease, with product MRTLVLNAGYEPLAVVSFKRALVLVMNQKATVIERVEDDPVWGARGPYDRPAVIILRRYVRLPMSRRVPVTRRGVLRRDNHRCGYCGKSASTIDHVLPRSRGGADSWENLVACCLRCNNVKSDRTPQEMRWELRFAPRPPHGAGWTVRGTERSDPCWEPYLALAA from the coding sequence ATGCGCACACTTGTTCTGAACGCCGGGTATGAGCCGCTTGCCGTGGTCTCGTTCAAGCGAGCCCTGGTGCTCGTGATGAATCAGAAGGCCACTGTGATCGAACGCGTGGAAGACGATCCGGTCTGGGGTGCACGAGGGCCCTACGATCGTCCGGCCGTGATCATCCTCCGCAGATACGTGCGGCTGCCGATGAGCAGACGTGTCCCGGTCACGCGGCGCGGAGTGCTGCGCCGCGACAATCACCGTTGCGGGTACTGCGGAAAGTCGGCGTCCACGATCGATCATGTGCTGCCGCGTTCGCGCGGGGGAGCGGACTCGTGGGAGAACCTCGTCGCCTGCTGTCTGCGCTGCAACAATGTCAAGAGCGACCGCACACCGCAGGAGATGCGTTGGGAGCTGAGATTCGCTCCGCGACCCCCGCATGGTGCGGGTTGGACCGTACGAGGAACGGAGCGCAGCGACCCGTGCTGGGAGCCGTATCTCGCGCTGGCGGCGTGA
- a CDS encoding M23 family metallopeptidase, which yields MRSIAIFGAVGALVAAVALPAYAASSTPVDATATLQQVAADDSQSLVVASAATAAPLDRSTYSATTQEEIDKKKAEEAAAAAAAEAASRAAASASSGASGGSIDIGSYALVSPGSGEVRYPLPRGSYTEGRTTVGPDSGGHDGADMLAPAGTPIYAAAAGVVRVSSESYYGYGVAVVIDHVIGGQAVSTTYAHMTNGTRQVSAGQTVAAGQLIGGVGSTGSSTANHLHFEVHVNGNILEPYSWLAANAG from the coding sequence ATGCGGTCGATCGCCATCTTCGGCGCAGTCGGCGCACTGGTCGCAGCCGTGGCGCTGCCCGCATACGCGGCATCTTCGACGCCGGTCGACGCGACCGCCACACTTCAGCAGGTCGCAGCCGACGACTCTCAATCCCTCGTCGTGGCATCCGCCGCGACAGCCGCTCCGCTTGACCGGTCGACGTACAGCGCGACCACGCAGGAGGAGATCGACAAGAAGAAGGCTGAGGAGGCTGCCGCAGCTGCAGCCGCCGAAGCAGCTTCCAGGGCCGCCGCATCGGCGTCGTCCGGTGCATCAGGGGGAAGCATCGACATCGGGAGCTACGCGCTCGTTTCTCCCGGATCCGGCGAGGTCCGCTATCCCCTTCCGCGGGGCTCGTATACCGAGGGACGCACGACGGTCGGCCCGGACAGCGGTGGTCACGACGGTGCAGACATGCTCGCGCCGGCGGGTACACCGATCTACGCGGCAGCAGCCGGAGTCGTCCGGGTGTCGTCGGAGAGTTATTACGGGTACGGCGTCGCCGTCGTGATCGACCACGTCATCGGCGGTCAGGCCGTTTCGACGACGTACGCTCACATGACGAATGGCACGCGCCAGGTCTCGGCAGGGCAGACGGTGGCGGCCGGTCAGCTCATCGGCGGGGTCGGCAGCACAGGCAGCTCCACCGCGAATCACCTCCATTTCGAGGTGCACGTTAACGGCAATATCCTTGAGCCGTACTCCTGGCTCGCTGCGAACGCCGGCTGA
- a CDS encoding metal-dependent transcriptional regulator — protein MTDLIDTTEMYLRTILELEEENIVPLRARISERLGHSGPTVSQTVGRMERDGLVVVSEDRTLELTDAGRRKAVDVMRKHRLAERLLSDVIGLDWAFVHEEACRWEHVMSEQVERRLVELLGHPTESPYGNPIPGLDQLGDIPARTFDEGVIGLVKKLNAANEPIEGTVRRLAEPAQVDPELLEQLRDAGVVPGARGNYRFNEGYVLIQMDGVDEGLELPVELASHIFLVGEPA, from the coding sequence ATGACGGACTTGATCGACACCACGGAGATGTACCTCCGTACCATCCTCGAGCTGGAGGAGGAGAACATCGTCCCGCTGCGCGCGCGGATCTCCGAGCGGCTCGGCCACTCCGGCCCCACCGTCTCGCAGACGGTCGGGCGGATGGAGCGCGACGGACTCGTCGTCGTCTCCGAGGATCGGACGCTCGAGCTCACCGACGCCGGACGCCGGAAGGCCGTCGACGTGATGCGCAAGCATCGGCTGGCCGAGCGGCTGCTCTCGGATGTGATCGGGCTGGACTGGGCGTTCGTGCACGAGGAGGCGTGCCGCTGGGAGCACGTGATGAGCGAGCAGGTGGAACGCCGGCTCGTCGAACTGCTGGGGCACCCCACGGAGTCGCCGTACGGCAACCCCATCCCCGGCCTCGACCAGTTGGGCGATATTCCTGCCCGCACGTTCGACGAGGGCGTGATCGGCCTCGTGAAGAAGCTGAACGCCGCGAATGAGCCGATCGAGGGCACGGTTCGACGCCTCGCAGAACCCGCACAGGTCGACCCTGAGCTGCTCGAGCAGCTGCGTGACGCGGGTGTCGTGCCCGGCGCGCGCGGCAACTACCGCTTCAACGAGGGCTATGTGCTGATCCAGATGGACGGCGTCGACGAGGGACTCGAGCTGCCAGTGGAACTCGCTTCGCATATCTTCCTGGTGGGCGAGCCTGCCTGA
- the serC gene encoding phosphoserine transaminase, giving the protein MAIEIPRDLLPVDGRFGCGPSKVRPAQLEALVTSGASIFGTSHRQAPVKNLVGSVREQFASLFRLPEGYEILLGNGGSTAFWDAAAFGLIERRSQNLTFGEFGGKFAKAAGAPWLQAPDVRTAVPGSRVAAEIVEGIDVYAWPHNETSTGVAAPVERIAADGALTVIDATSAAGGIDIDVSQADVYYFAPQKNLGSDGGLWFAAVSPAAIERIERIAASDRYIPEFLSLKNAVDNSRLNQTLNTPAIATLHLLDSQLKWINESGGLAWAGARTAESSQALYDWAEASAVATPFVTDPAHRSPVVVTIDFDDSIDAAGIAKTLRANGIVDTEPYRKLGRNQLRVATFVSIEPDDVRQLIRSIDYVLANTGA; this is encoded by the coding sequence ATGGCGATCGAGATTCCCCGTGACCTCCTGCCCGTCGACGGCCGCTTCGGCTGCGGTCCCTCGAAGGTGCGCCCAGCGCAGCTCGAGGCGCTGGTCACCTCCGGTGCGAGCATCTTCGGCACCTCGCATCGTCAGGCGCCGGTGAAGAATCTCGTCGGCAGCGTCCGCGAGCAGTTCGCGAGCCTGTTCCGCCTTCCCGAGGGGTACGAGATCCTGCTCGGCAACGGCGGGTCGACCGCATTCTGGGATGCTGCAGCGTTCGGCCTCATCGAACGTCGCAGTCAGAACCTCACGTTCGGCGAGTTCGGCGGCAAATTCGCCAAGGCCGCTGGAGCCCCGTGGCTGCAGGCTCCCGATGTGCGCACGGCGGTGCCCGGATCCCGCGTGGCCGCGGAGATCGTCGAGGGCATCGACGTGTACGCCTGGCCGCACAACGAGACATCGACGGGTGTCGCTGCTCCCGTCGAGCGCATCGCCGCAGATGGTGCACTCACTGTGATCGACGCGACCAGCGCCGCCGGCGGCATCGACATCGACGTGAGTCAGGCGGATGTGTACTACTTCGCGCCGCAGAAGAACCTCGGCTCCGACGGCGGACTCTGGTTCGCTGCGGTGTCGCCGGCCGCCATCGAACGGATCGAGCGGATCGCGGCATCCGACCGTTACATCCCCGAGTTCCTGAGCCTGAAGAACGCCGTCGACAACTCGCGGCTGAATCAAACGCTGAACACACCGGCGATCGCAACTCTGCACCTGCTCGACAGCCAGCTGAAGTGGATCAACGAGAGCGGTGGACTCGCCTGGGCAGGCGCCCGCACCGCCGAGTCTTCGCAGGCGCTCTACGACTGGGCAGAGGCCTCAGCAGTGGCGACTCCGTTCGTCACAGACCCAGCGCACCGCTCACCCGTAGTCGTCACGATCGACTTCGACGACAGCATCGATGCGGCAGGTATTGCGAAGACGCTGCGCGCCAACGGCATCGTCGACACCGAGCCCTACCGCAAGCTGGGCCGCAATCAGCTGCGCGTCGCGACCTTCGTCTCGATCGAACCCGACGACGTGCGCCAGCTCATCCGCTCGATCGATTACGTGCTGGCGAACACCGGGGCCTGA
- a CDS encoding DUF3027 domain-containing protein, translating to MPDADARLIGAHDLALAALHEITPASTVGPAAGYVVEDDGSVSLRFENRLPGYPGWYWTVTVARVDDAEPTVLEVELMPTDGALLAPEWVPWAERLAEYRAHQVELAEQAAADAADAGGSAAAETASDGDDEDDEEDGDDFDDEDDDDDDTSESRTLHAGDLDGVDIDELDDSAELDDSDEDDESAEDDESADDDSADDDSADDDSADDDSADDDSDEE from the coding sequence ATGCCTGATGCCGACGCACGCCTGATCGGCGCGCACGATCTCGCGCTCGCTGCGCTGCACGAGATCACTCCCGCCTCGACGGTCGGTCCCGCAGCGGGCTACGTCGTCGAGGATGACGGATCGGTTTCGTTGCGCTTCGAGAATCGGCTGCCCGGGTATCCGGGATGGTACTGGACGGTCACGGTCGCTCGTGTCGACGACGCCGAGCCGACCGTGCTCGAGGTGGAACTGATGCCGACGGACGGCGCACTTCTCGCGCCGGAGTGGGTGCCGTGGGCCGAGCGCCTCGCCGAATATCGTGCGCACCAGGTCGAACTCGCTGAGCAGGCGGCGGCTGATGCGGCCGACGCCGGGGGATCGGCCGCGGCCGAAACCGCTTCCGACGGGGACGATGAAGACGATGAAGAAGACGGCGACGACTTCGACGACGAGGACGATGACGACGATGACACGTCCGAGTCGCGTACGCTGCACGCCGGCGACCTGGACGGAGTCGACATCGATGAGCTCGATGACTCCGCCGAACTCGATGACTCTGACGAGGACGACGAGTCTGCCGAGGACGACGAGTCTGCAGACGACGACTCTGCAGACGACGACTCTGCAGACGACGACTCTGCAGACGACGACTCTGCAGACGACGACTCCGACGAGGAGTAG
- a CDS encoding cold-shock protein: MPTGKVRFYDDEKGFGFIASDDGQDVFLHASALPAGATVKQGARVEFGVADGKRGLQALSVRVLDAPVSLAKAKRKPADDMAIIIEDLVKVLDGIGGDLRRGRYPASSHGRKIAAMLRKVAEDLDA; this comes from the coding sequence ATGCCCACCGGCAAGGTCAGGTTCTACGACGACGAGAAGGGCTTCGGCTTCATCGCCAGCGATGACGGCCAGGATGTCTTCCTCCACGCCTCCGCTCTGCCTGCGGGCGCGACGGTCAAGCAGGGAGCACGCGTCGAGTTCGGCGTAGCCGACGGCAAACGCGGACTTCAGGCACTCTCGGTGCGCGTGCTCGACGCCCCGGTCAGCCTCGCGAAGGCGAAGCGCAAACCCGCAGACGATATGGCGATCATCATCGAGGATCTCGTGAAGGTCCTCGACGGCATCGGTGGCGATCTGCGCCGCGGCCGCTATCCGGCATCGAGCCACGGACGCAAGATCGCGGCGATGCTGCGCAAGGTTGCCGAGGACCTAGATGCCTGA
- a CDS encoding multidrug ABC transporter ATPase: MSTQNSGPDVPVRRLDRILALTALTLAALSVICFFAIIIGSAAGMTQESFSEGLWPFVVAIPPYGLPIAFAMIIALLVMNFVRKGRAAKRS, translated from the coding sequence ATGAGCACGCAGAATTCCGGACCGGACGTTCCCGTCCGACGCCTGGATCGCATCCTCGCCCTAACGGCATTGACGCTCGCCGCACTCTCTGTCATCTGCTTCTTCGCGATCATCATCGGCAGCGCGGCCGGCATGACGCAGGAATCCTTCTCCGAGGGCCTCTGGCCGTTCGTCGTCGCGATCCCGCCGTACGGTCTGCCGATCGCGTTCGCGATGATCATCGCGCTGCTCGTGATGAACTTCGTGAGGAAGGGTCGCGCCGCCAAGCGCTCCTGA
- a CDS encoding helicase-associated domain-containing protein → MSTHARPLAVWLAAASDSQLSDLFGARSVRPDSSWSDFFDAAEELLDPASIDRMLPRLTLPEATALHRAVAGALEADGSDTADVGDPTDESAALIALALLRPDGTAYPPVVEAVAARDAPPPPLALSAAAPATQIAEAHAAERAFTSVAALADVLMMARDTPLTVLTSGNVAAGEKRRMADAGLPVDIVDALVVLAADAALVTTTNRQLRLTPLGESWLRLTALERWAQLSEAYRAALPRGLRSADGGWVPVPLWEHQHPWDPSWPERSAALRESARLLGLIADDSSEPAWAVPIRGGRRAEPAALRQLLPAEVDRIFLQNDLSAIAPGPLAPALDVRLRGIAARESAAQASSYRFTVESVSHGLASGETASSILDFLEQLSLTGIPQPLEYLVAQTAQRHGLVRVFTDDVTERTRVASDDATLLDAMGVDQSLRPLGLSRDAAGLTSRVGRDTVYWALTDARYPATIVGADGRPQVVDRNPPPSPDASKAVSYDALIARLRRQQGPDADAAWLDRELEAAVRTKAVLVVEVAMPDGSTRELLLEASGLGGGRLRGRDRAADVERTLPVKSIRSARVFDPSLIPPTTSSP, encoded by the coding sequence ATGAGCACGCATGCCCGCCCGCTCGCTGTGTGGTTGGCTGCTGCGAGCGATTCGCAGTTGTCCGACCTCTTCGGGGCGCGCAGCGTGCGCCCCGATTCATCGTGGTCCGACTTCTTCGACGCGGCGGAAGAGCTGCTCGATCCGGCATCCATAGACCGGATGCTGCCGCGCCTGACCCTTCCGGAGGCGACCGCACTGCACCGCGCAGTCGCGGGCGCGCTCGAGGCCGACGGCAGCGATACCGCTGATGTTGGTGATCCGACCGACGAATCGGCGGCGCTGATCGCACTCGCGCTGCTGCGCCCTGATGGCACCGCGTACCCTCCAGTCGTCGAAGCCGTGGCAGCTCGGGATGCCCCGCCTCCGCCCCTCGCGCTCTCGGCCGCGGCGCCCGCAACTCAGATCGCCGAGGCACACGCTGCGGAGCGCGCCTTCACCAGCGTTGCGGCCCTCGCCGATGTGCTCATGATGGCGAGAGACACGCCGCTGACGGTCCTGACCAGCGGGAACGTTGCTGCCGGGGAGAAGCGGCGCATGGCGGACGCCGGCCTCCCGGTCGACATCGTGGATGCGCTCGTCGTGCTCGCAGCGGATGCTGCGCTCGTCACGACAACCAACCGACAGCTCCGCCTCACGCCTCTCGGAGAGAGCTGGCTGCGACTCACGGCCCTTGAACGGTGGGCCCAGCTCAGTGAGGCCTACCGTGCGGCGCTGCCACGAGGCCTGCGCAGCGCCGATGGTGGCTGGGTGCCGGTGCCGCTGTGGGAGCACCAGCATCCCTGGGACCCGTCATGGCCCGAACGATCCGCCGCGCTCCGCGAAAGCGCACGTCTTCTCGGACTGATCGCCGATGACAGCAGCGAGCCGGCTTGGGCCGTGCCGATCCGTGGGGGGCGCCGAGCCGAGCCTGCCGCCCTGCGGCAGTTGCTTCCGGCCGAGGTGGATCGGATATTCCTGCAGAACGACCTCTCCGCCATCGCTCCTGGCCCCCTTGCGCCCGCACTGGACGTGCGATTGCGGGGGATCGCCGCGCGGGAGTCCGCGGCCCAGGCCTCGTCATACAGGTTCACGGTCGAATCGGTCTCGCACGGCCTCGCGTCCGGGGAGACAGCATCCTCTATCCTCGATTTCCTCGAGCAGCTCTCGCTGACGGGCATTCCGCAGCCGCTGGAGTATCTGGTGGCTCAGACAGCTCAGCGACACGGGCTCGTGCGGGTGTTCACCGATGACGTGACGGAGCGCACGCGCGTCGCCAGCGACGACGCCACGCTGCTCGACGCGATGGGCGTCGACCAGTCGCTGCGACCGCTCGGGTTGTCGCGGGATGCAGCCGGACTCACCTCGCGGGTCGGCCGCGACACCGTCTATTGGGCGCTGACGGATGCACGCTACCCCGCAACGATCGTCGGTGCCGACGGGCGGCCGCAGGTCGTGGATCGAAACCCTCCGCCCTCGCCCGATGCATCGAAGGCGGTTTCCTACGACGCACTCATCGCGCGGCTGCGCCGCCAGCAGGGACCGGACGCGGATGCCGCGTGGCTCGACCGTGAACTCGAAGCCGCGGTGCGGACCAAAGCCGTGCTCGTCGTCGAGGTCGCCATGCCTGATGGATCAACGCGCGAACTGCTGCTGGAGGCCAGCGGTCTCGGAGGCGGCCGGTTGCGCGGGCGCGATCGCGCAGCCGATGTGGAGCGCACGCTGCCGGTCAAGAGCATCCGCTCAGCGCGGGTGTTCGATCCGTCACTGATCCCACCGACGACGTCGAGCCCATGA
- a CDS encoding DNA repair helicase XPB: MSDGPLIVQSDRTVLLEVAHADAESARHELAIFAELERAPEHIHTYRITRLGLWNARAAGHTAEDMLETLDRWSRFPVPPSVSVDLRETVGRYGRLVIERDDEGVLLLSSTDPAVLAQVANNKRIQPLLIGHPAPDRYAVDAWARGQIKQELLKIGWPAEDLAGYTPGTPHEIELAEDGWHVRPYQQDAVDAFSKDGSGVVVLPCGAGKTIVGAGAMAATKTTTLILVTNTVSARQWRDELLKRTSLTAEEIGEYSGQVKEVKPVTIATYQILTAKRKGEYAHLALLDALDWGLIIYDEVHLLPAPVFKLTADLQARRRIGLTATLVREDGREGDVFSLIGPKRFDAPWKQIEAQGFISPAACYEVRVDLPAYDRLEYAAATDDERYRLAASAPAKIDAVRELIAKHPGERILVIGQYLDQLETLSEALNAPQITGATPVDEREELYQQFREGEIELLVVSKVANFSIDLPEASVAIQVSGSFGSRQEEAQRLGRLLRPKESGHTASFYTLIARDTVDQDYAQNRQRFLAEQGYSYTILDADALAAA, encoded by the coding sequence ATGTCTGATGGCCCACTGATCGTCCAGAGCGACCGCACCGTCCTGCTCGAAGTCGCGCACGCGGATGCGGAGAGCGCCCGCCACGAACTCGCGATCTTCGCCGAGCTGGAGCGCGCGCCGGAGCACATCCATACGTATCGGATCACCCGGCTGGGACTGTGGAACGCCCGCGCAGCGGGGCACACCGCCGAGGACATGCTGGAGACCCTCGACCGCTGGTCGCGCTTCCCGGTGCCCCCTTCGGTGTCGGTCGATCTGCGTGAGACTGTGGGCCGCTACGGCCGACTGGTCATCGAGCGCGACGACGAGGGCGTGCTGCTGCTGAGTTCGACGGACCCGGCTGTTCTCGCCCAGGTGGCGAACAACAAGCGCATCCAACCGTTGCTGATCGGGCATCCTGCCCCCGACCGCTATGCGGTCGACGCCTGGGCACGCGGCCAGATCAAGCAGGAGCTGCTGAAGATCGGCTGGCCGGCCGAGGACCTCGCCGGCTATACGCCGGGTACCCCGCATGAGATCGAGCTCGCCGAGGATGGCTGGCATGTGCGCCCGTACCAGCAGGATGCCGTGGACGCATTCTCGAAGGACGGTTCGGGCGTGGTCGTGCTGCCGTGTGGAGCAGGTAAGACGATCGTCGGCGCGGGTGCCATGGCCGCGACCAAGACGACGACCCTCATCCTGGTCACCAACACGGTCTCGGCTCGGCAGTGGCGCGACGAACTGCTCAAGCGGACCAGCCTGACCGCCGAGGAGATCGGCGAATACTCCGGTCAGGTCAAGGAGGTCAAACCGGTCACCATCGCGACCTATCAGATCCTCACCGCCAAGCGGAAGGGCGAGTACGCCCATCTGGCGCTGCTGGATGCACTGGACTGGGGCCTCATCATCTACGACGAGGTTCATCTGCTCCCCGCCCCCGTGTTCAAGCTGACCGCAGATCTCCAGGCGCGCCGCCGCATCGGGCTCACGGCGACGCTCGTCCGCGAGGACGGTCGCGAGGGCGATGTGTTCAGCCTGATCGGACCGAAGCGATTCGATGCACCCTGGAAGCAGATCGAAGCGCAGGGCTTCATCTCCCCCGCCGCCTGCTACGAAGTGCGCGTCGACCTGCCCGCATACGACCGCCTCGAGTACGCGGCGGCGACGGATGATGAGCGGTATCGTCTCGCGGCATCCGCGCCGGCGAAGATCGACGCGGTCCGCGAGCTGATCGCGAAGCATCCTGGCGAGCGCATCCTCGTGATCGGTCAGTACCTGGATCAGCTCGAGACGCTTTCAGAAGCCCTGAACGCCCCGCAGATCACCGGCGCGACTCCCGTGGACGAACGCGAAGAGCTGTACCAGCAGTTCCGTGAAGGCGAGATCGAGCTGCTCGTGGTGTCGAAGGTCGCGAACTTCTCGATCGATCTGCCGGAGGCATCCGTCGCGATCCAGGTGTCCGGTTCGTTCGGCTCCCGCCAGGAGGAGGCTCAGCGCCTCGGCCGGTTGCTGCGCCCGAAGGAGTCCGGCCACACGGCCAGCTTCTACACGCTCATCGCCCGCGACACGGTCGATCAGGACTACGCGCAGAACCGCCAGCGCTTCCTCGCGGAGCAGGGTTACAGCTACACGATTCTCGACGCTGACGCCCTGGCCGCGGCCTGA